The following nucleotide sequence is from Paenibacillus odorifer.
TTCTAATAGGTCATCGTCAAAATCCCGGTTTTCCAGATTCAACAGCTGTGTTGTAGATGCAATAGTAACCTCATTGATCTTGCGGCCAGTCAGTCGGTAATATAGATAATCTGGTACAAGTAAAATTTGATCCGCTTGCGCTAACTCTTCTTCATTATGAACATATAACTGATTCAAGGTATTGATGGATAACTGCTGGATTCCTGTCTTTTCATAGACGGTTTGTGGTGAAAGCTGCTTTGCCACCAGATCCACAGCCAGATCCGTTCTGCGGTCCCGGTAGGCGTATACTTCCTGAACACGATTCCCGTCCGCATCTACCAGCACATAATCTACACCCCATGTATCGATACCGAGCGTACAGGTAGTAATTCCATCGGTTTTAGCCTTCTGAAGCCCGATCATAATCTGCTCTACTAAATAATCAATGTCCCAGAAACAGGAACCCTCTTGTTCCGTAAAGCTATTGCTAAAGCGATGAAGCTCTTCTAAGGAAAGAATACCTTCTTGCAATATTCCGCGCACCAGCCGCCCACTTGAGGCACCGATGTCAACGGCGATGTGATTATTCATAAACAATCTCCTATGATAAGGGGTGATTTATAATATTTTTTTGAACAGTGTAATAACTTCTTCTTTAGTAGGAATAAAAGGGTTCCCTGGTGCACAAGCATCCTTCATCGAATTTTCAGCCAGAAGATCAAGATCTACTTCTTCTACACCAAGCTCGGATAATTTGGCTGGAATCCCTACTTCTTTAGACAACGCCTTGATCGACTCAATTACGAAATCCGCGCATTGTTTATCCGTTTGGTTCTCTACATTAAGTCCAATCGCTTTAGCAATGGATCTGAATTTCTCAGGCACATATTTGGCATTTTCTTCTTCCACAAAAGGCAGCAGCATCGCGTTACATACGCCGTGCGGCAGATCGTATACGCCGCCCAGCTGATGCGCCATCGCATGCACATAACCAAGCCCCGCATTATTGAAAGCCAATCCGCCAAGGAATATCGCGTATACCATCTGTTCACGCGCTTCGATATCATGGCCATTCTTCACAGTACGAGCCAGGTTAGCAAAAATTAGCTCCACTGCGGCTAGTGCCGTAGCATCAGTTACCGGATAAGCTCCTGGCGTCACCAACGCTTCAATCGCATGAGTCAGTGCATCCATACCCGTGGCCGCGGTAAGTGCAGCTGGTTTATCAACCATAAGCTCAGGATCGTTGACTGAAATCGTCGCAAGGCTGTTTTTATCTACCATAACCATCTTCACTTTGCGATCTTCGTCTGTGATTACATAGTTAATGGTCACTTCAGCCGAAGTACCAGCAGTGGTATTTACGGCGACAATCGGCAGTGATTTATGCTTAGACTTGTGTACACCTTCATATTCTTTGATATGACCGCCATTTGTGGCAATGATACCAATGGCTTTGGCAGTATCCTGTGGTGATCCACCGCCGATGGAAATCAGATAATCACAATTCTGCGACTTGAGATAATCTACGCCATCGTGGACATTTTTACAGGTCGGATTGGGTTTCACTTCATCATAGATGGCATATTCAATCCCCGCTTCGTCCAATACCGCCAGCAATTTACCAGCAATGCCACTTTTCATAAGGAATTTGTCCGTAACTACAAGCGCCTTTTTTAATTTAAGCTCTTGGATGTATGGACCAATCTCCTGCAAGCATCCTTTTCCCATAATATTGATCGATGGAACATAATACACATGCGTGCTCATTGCTTAACCAGCCTCCTAAAGTTAATTTATCAACACCAAAGTTTTACACACTGCTCTGCAAGCTAGAGCGTAGTATTCCGGCTGCAGCGCCTCAGGCTGGCCTCTGAATCGCAACCGGGCCGGCTCTGGTATCTTTCAAATCTAATTACCACTACAGGACTTCTTTTCTCCTTCATCGTATGCCCGTGAATCTTTGTTGTCAACATTTTAAATATTATTTATGTTGTTTTTATTTGTTTTATATCCGTTTTGTGAATATTATTGGAAAACAAACATGATTCTACGTTGATTTTATTGCAAAACACAGATATTTGGAGCTATGATTAAGGAATATACAGATTTCGGAAAGGTGATCCCTATGCTTGCAGCTGAAAGACGCAAAAAAATAATAGATCTTGTTCATCAGGATAAACGAGTATTAGTCTCTGATCTAAGCCGGATGTTTGAAGTTACAGAAGAGACGATACGCAGAGACTTGGAGAAGCTGGAGAAGGATGGCATTCTAAGCCGAACCTATGGCGGGGCCATGCTGAATCGTCACACGAACGAGGATTTGCCTTTTGTTACACGCAATGCGCTGAATACAGATATCAAACGGGGAATCGCCCTTAAGGCGCTCGATTTAATCAATGATGGAGATACGTTAATGGTGGATCCTAGCTCCACAGCCTTTGAGTTTCTAAAACTGCTTGGCAATAAAAACAATCTGACCATTATCACGAACTCGATTAATATTTTGCATGAGTTCTCGAATTCAGGGATGGATATCATCTCTACCGGAGGTTCTTTACGTTACCGATCCATGTCACTCGTGGGTCCTGTAGCACATGACACCATTCAAAGATACAATGTGGATACTGCGGTTATCAGTTGTAAAGGAATAGATATGGAGCGGGGCATCACAGATTCTAATGAACCGGAGTGCGAGCTCAAGAAATATATGCTACGTCAAGCTAACAAGGTCATACTCCTGGCCGATCACACCAAATTCGATAAGACCGCCTTTACGAAGCTGATCGAGCTTGGCCAAATCGACTTTTTGATCACAGACCGCCAGCCTTCTGAGGTTTGGTTGAAGCGCCTGAACAAAGAGAATATTGAAATTCTCTATTAATAAAGCAGAAATGTCTTCGACGCCCTATTAAAAATGCCGCTCCCCAATGAGTAATGGGTGACGGCATTTGTTGTTATGGAGATGATTATCTTTTTGTATAAACCTGAGAGATTGAGACTACGTTGACTGTTGATTTGGGATTTTCGCGTTGCACTTGCGTTGTGGTTTTTTTCCTGCAAATATATACAAGCGCTGGTGGAAAATTCAGCAGCACCCACTTCGTGTGTAGGATCTCAAAATGCTGGCTCAACTCTGTTTTCATCCGCGGAAAATATTCATAGGTTATAAACCACCCTCCTTCTTTTAAAGAAGCAATGATCTGTTCCATAAACCTATTGCGGTCTGGCTTCGAGAAATTCATCAAAGACAAACTACTCACGATACAATCCAGCTTCTCCAGACTGCTGTTATGAAGCGCAAGACGCAGCCGGAGACAATCGTTGTTGCAGAAACATCCGGGGAATTCCTCTCTTAATTGACTGCGAAAATCAGGATCTATTTCAAATAGAAGAACATTCATACCGGTCTTTTCTCCACGCGGAATAAACCTTGTGATTGCACCAGTCCCCGCACCTAACTCAGCCATAGAATGCACTTGGTTCCAAGGCACAGGATCAAGCAACGTCTGGGCCAGCCAATGTGAACTGGGAGTCACACTACTATATTGTCGGGGCGCATGCAGAAATTTATTTAGAAAATGAAGTCGCTCACGAATTCCACTTTGCATGAAATCTCCCCCTTGCTTCCTAACTTACCCTTCTACCCCTAAAATATGTAAAATGAATTAAATTCGTACTCCATCTATACTTCCCATTATCTATTCCCCTTAAAATAAAAAGCCCAAATTTCTCCGCAACATAAATTGCGGGAAATTCGAGCTTGTAAACACTCAATTCAGAGTCAGCCAATCTTATTTAGTTTCCACAGCATGTCCGCCGAATTCGTTACGCAGTGCAGCAACTACTTTGCCAGTGAATGTGTCGGTCTCAAGGGAACGGTAACGCATCAATAACGCCATTGCGATAACCGGAGTCGCCGCTTGTAAATCAAAGGCGGTTTCAAGCGTCCATCTGCCTTCACCAGACGAATGCATAATGCCCTTGATCTCATCTAGTTTAGCGTCTTTCGAGAAGGCACGTTCCACCAGTTCCATCAGCCACGAACGGATTACAGAGCCGTGATTCCACACCCGAGCTACTTCCTCAAAGTTGTAGTCAAATTCACTCTTTTCCAGAACCTCAAAACCTTCACCGATCGCAGCCATCATGCCGTATTCGATACCGTTATGCACCATTTTTAGAAAATGGCCGCTACCTGCTTTACCAGCATATAAAAAGCCGCTTTCTACAGCTGTATCACGGAAAATAGGCTCCACAACCTCCCAAGCTTCGGGATCTCCGCCAACCATGTAACAAGCGCCATTACGCGCCCCTTCCATACCACCAGAGGTACCTGCATCCATAAAGTGAATTCCGTGCTCCTTCAATTCCTCATACCGACGAATCGATTCCTTGTAGTGCGAGTTTCCTGCTTCAATAACGATATCACCTTTAGACAATTGTGGAGTGAGTTCAGCGATTACAGAATCAACGACCTGATGCGGAACCATGATCCAAATGATTCTTGGCGTTTCCAATTGCTGCACCAATTCAGGAAGCGTAACTGCTCCACTAGCGCCTTTAGCTTTCATTTCTTCTACAGCAGGTGCATTCAGATCAAAAGCAACAACCTCATGTCCATGATCCAGCAAATTTTGACCCAAATTAAAACCCATTTTTCCTAACCCAACTAATCCTACTTTCATGTAAATTCCCTCCGATTTATAGATTCTTATGATGTATTTTAGCTAAATTGGCAAAAAAAACAGGCAGGGGCTTAAGCCCCTGGCCGTATAGATTCCTGCGCTGCTGCAACTTCTGCTTGAGCGTCGAGAACATCTGACTCCTGATCTGCATCATCAAACCACCAGCGGTCTTCACCCAAAAGCTCCATAGCCGCATTTGGACCATAAGAACCTGAAGCATAGGTATGAAGTGGCATTAGCCCCTCCTCCATAGCTTCCTGGATTGGTGTAACCCATTGCCATGACAGCTCGACTTCTTTCCAGTGAGCGAAGAAAGTGGCGTCACCACGAAGCGCATCAAAGATCAGATTTTCGTAAGCTTCTGGTACGTCTGAAGTTCCGGCTTCATAAGTAGCGAGGACAGGTTCAAGTTTCCCTTTCTGCAACTGATCCTTCGTATTCAACTGAAGCGTAATGGCTTCATTCGGACCGATCTCGATGATGAGTAGATTTGGAACGTCATTCCCTTTATTTTTGTTATTGTTATCATTAAACGGTTCTTTAAATTCTATAACAATTCTTGTTGATTTCTCTTTCATTCTCTTGCCGGTACGGATATAGAACGGAACTTCATTCCACAATGGATCATCTATAAACAATCGCGCTGCAATAAACGTCTCATTTTGTGAGGATTGGCTAATTTCTGGTTCATCTAAGTATCCTGCAACAGATTTACCTTTAATTTCACCTTCAGCATATTGTCCGCGGATAACGTATTGATTAACCTCGTCTTTACTTAACGGAATGAGGCGCTCCATGACATATCTTTTCTTCCCGCGGATCTCTTCAGGTGTACTGCCTTTTGGAAGCTGCATCGCCATCATCATGAGCAATTGCAGCATATGGTTCTGGAACATATCACGAAGTGCCCCAGCTTTATCATAATAGCCTGCCCGTTCTTCAACGCCGACAATCTCACTCGCCGTAATTTGCACATTTGCGATATAACGATTTTTCCACAGTGCTCTAAGTACAGGATTTGAATATTTTAGAACTTCCAGATTCTGAACCATCGGTTTACCCAAGAAATGGTCAATTCGGAAAATCTCTTCTTCTGCAAATACGGCATTCAAGCTGTCATTTAACTCTCTTGCTGTTTGCAAGTCTGTACCAAAAGGCTTCTCAATAATCAGACGCTTCCAGCCCTTCGTCGATCCCAGACCACTGGAGTGAATATTGGCGGCAATTTCCTTGAAAAACTCAGGACCCACCGATAAATAGAACATCCGATTCTCCGGAATGTTAAGCAATTGCTCACGACGTTTAACATGCTCCAGGAGCTTCAAATAATCCTCTGTATTACCTACATCTAGAACGCTATATTCAAAAGCTTCCAAGAAAACCTGCAACTGTGGAGATTCTACTGCCGGCTGTCTAGAAAATGTCTGCAAAGATTGCAGGACTTGCTTACGGAAAGCTTCAGTTGAAACTTCTCTTCTTCCTAATCCAATCACTGAGAGAGGACCTGAAATTTGACCATCTAAAAAGAGGTTATATAGTGCAGGATAGATTTTACGTTTTGCTAAATCTCCTGTAGCGCCAAAAAGCACAAATGTTGATGATTCCACTTTCATTCCTCCCGCTATTATATATTATTTATTAACTTACTTTTAATTACTAGCATACTCAGTAGAATCAATCATACGACTGATATTTTTATTCGTCAACCTCATTTCGACATTTACGAAAAGTTATTATTTTCACAAAGCTTCAAATTGGTAATTATGATTAATGTCACACCAATTATCTTATTGGATTATTCATATTAAATTACTAGGAAATAATCCGCGAGCAAGTTAACAACCCGCTCCCAGCATGGGTTTAGGTGCTCTAACTTTACACACTCTGATTTAAAATTCTTCATACAAAGCTGTTTATAACATGATCAAAATTCCCAGTCGCCTAAATGTGATCATCCTTCCACTGTGTTTCAAACTAACTTTAAGTAATTGACTGGATTGGTCTGGCGCGCCTCGAAGAAGACTATGCGATTTGATTCCAAGTTTGGGAATTAAGCATAAAAAGTGACTACTTCGAGGAATATTATCAGAGAATACTTCGAAGGAATTTTCACTCAGCATTTCGGAATGACTTGGAGTCTCCCAAGAGGACAATATGTTGTAAAGAGTACCTTTGGGAACGAGTTGAGGTTTGCTAGGTGAACCCTGTGAATGTCTTGAAGTTTGCTAGGTGTGCGCTTTGGGGGATCACTTTAAAGTTCGCATAGAGCGTCTTTAGTTTCTGCTTGGAGTAACATTTATGTTTGCCCGCATCTCCGACTGCTGCGAGATCGGACCTAACAAGACCTTATTCGTCGATTCTCACTCGTCTGCGTTGGCTGCATGTCCACACTATGGAGGGGACGGACTCAGGTGGCCTCAAACGTCGATTCGTTCTCATCAACCGAGGCTGTATGCCCACACTAACTATGGGTTCGGACTCAGGTGACATTATACGTCGATGCTTACTCATCTGCCGAGGCTTTATCTCCACACCATGTATGGTCCGGACTCAGGAGACGCTATTTCGCAGATTTAGGTCATTTCGCCATACTATCGGACTCAGATGCAGCTATTCGACCAAATGTACGCCTCTTTGGAGCAAAAACTTGGCAATAAGAGCTATGCGGTCCGATACTCCTGAAAAATGCTCCAAAAACACCAAATAGCTGCAATACAGTCCGTTACGGCGTGTATTATCGTCAATAGTGGCTAGTCGGACTTAGTTGACCTCAAACGTCGATTCGCACGCGTCTGCCGAGGCTTTATCTCCACACCATGTATGGTCCGGACTCAGGAGACGCTATTTCACAGATTTTGGTCATTTCGCCATACTATCGGACTCAGATGCAGCTATTCGACCAAATGTACGCCTCTTTGGAGCAAGAACTTGCCAATAAGAGCTATGCGGTCCGAAACTTCTGAAAAATGTTCCAATAACACTAAATAGCTGCAATACAGTCCGTTACAGTGTGTATTATCGTCAATCTTGGCTAGTCCGGACTCAGATGACCTCAAACGTCGATTCGTACTCTTCAGTTGAGGCTTTATGTCCACACTAACTATGGGTTCGGACTCAGATGACGCTATACGTCGATCTTAATCGTCTGCTGAGGCTACCGTCCTCGCCATCGAAAGTCCGGACTCAGGAGACGCTATTTCGCAGATTTAGCCCATTTCGCCATGCTATCGGACCCAGATGCAGCTATTCGACCAAATATACTCTTCTTTGGAGCAAAAACTTGGCAATAAGAGCTTTGCGGTCCGATACTCCTGAAAAATGCTCCAAAAACACTAAATAGCTGCAATACAGTCCGTTACGGTGTGTATTATCGTCAATCTTGGCTAGTCCGGACTCAGATGACGCTATATGTCGATTCTTAATCGTCTGCTGAGGCTACTCGTCCTCGCCATCGACGGTCCGGACTCAGGAGACGCTATTTCGCAGATTTAGGCCATGTTGCCCTGCTATCGGACTCGGATGCAGCTATTCGACCAAATCCACTCTTCTTTGGAGCAAAAACTTGGCAATAAGAGCTTTGCGGTCCGATACTTCTGAATAATGCTCCAAAAACACCAAATAGCTGCAATACAGTCCGAACGATGATGTAGTATCGTCTATCTTGGCTAATCCGGACTCAGGTGACATTACGCGTAGATACCTCGTCATCCCCATGGATCAATCAGATCCGGAAGTCCTTATATCGCAGATTCAAATCCCCTCACAATAGACTAGTTACCAGCCGAGTTTACAATACCATTTGTTTAGAGCCGCTACATTAAGTGTTATAGTTAATGAACATAAGAATTTTCATTCAGTTCACGAAAGGAAGGAGAATTTTCATGAATATGGAGCAATGGGAACGAATTCGGACGGGACAGGGATTTATAGCTGCCTTGGATCAAAGTGGTGGCAGTACACCAAAAGCGCTGCTGCAATATGGTGTTGCAGAGGACAGTTACTCTAATGAAGATCAAATGTATGGGTTGGTTCACGAGAT
It contains:
- a CDS encoding iron-containing alcohol dehydrogenase, whose amino-acid sequence is MSTHVYYVPSINIMGKGCLQEIGPYIQELKLKKALVVTDKFLMKSGIAGKLLAVLDEAGIEYAIYDEVKPNPTCKNVHDGVDYLKSQNCDYLISIGGGSPQDTAKAIGIIATNGGHIKEYEGVHKSKHKSLPIVAVNTTAGTSAEVTINYVITDEDRKVKMVMVDKNSLATISVNDPELMVDKPAALTAATGMDALTHAIEALVTPGAYPVTDATALAAVELIFANLARTVKNGHDIEAREQMVYAIFLGGLAFNNAGLGYVHAMAHQLGGVYDLPHGVCNAMLLPFVEEENAKYVPEKFRSIAKAIGLNVENQTDKQCADFVIESIKALSKEVGIPAKLSELGVEEVDLDLLAENSMKDACAPGNPFIPTKEEVITLFKKIL
- a CDS encoding DeoR/GlpR family DNA-binding transcription regulator → MLAAERRKKIIDLVHQDKRVLVSDLSRMFEVTEETIRRDLEKLEKDGILSRTYGGAMLNRHTNEDLPFVTRNALNTDIKRGIALKALDLINDGDTLMVDPSSTAFEFLKLLGNKNNLTIITNSINILHEFSNSGMDIISTGGSLRYRSMSLVGPVAHDTIQRYNVDTAVISCKGIDMERGITDSNEPECELKKYMLRQANKVILLADHTKFDKTAFTKLIELGQIDFLITDRQPSEVWLKRLNKENIEILY
- a CDS encoding class I SAM-dependent methyltransferase; this translates as MQSGIRERLHFLNKFLHAPRQYSSVTPSSHWLAQTLLDPVPWNQVHSMAELGAGTGAITRFIPRGEKTGMNVLLFEIDPDFRSQLREEFPGCFCNNDCLRLRLALHNSSLEKLDCIVSSLSLMNFSKPDRNRFMEQIIASLKEGGWFITYEYFPRMKTELSQHFEILHTKWVLLNFPPALVYICRKKTTTQVQRENPKSTVNVVSISQVYTKR
- the gnd gene encoding phosphogluconate dehydrogenase (NAD(+)-dependent, decarboxylating): MKVGLVGLGKMGFNLGQNLLDHGHEVVAFDLNAPAVEEMKAKGASGAVTLPELVQQLETPRIIWIMVPHQVVDSVIAELTPQLSKGDIVIEAGNSHYKESIRRYEELKEHGIHFMDAGTSGGMEGARNGACYMVGGDPEAWEVVEPIFRDTAVESGFLYAGKAGSGHFLKMVHNGIEYGMMAAIGEGFEVLEKSEFDYNFEEVARVWNHGSVIRSWLMELVERAFSKDAKLDEIKGIMHSSGEGRWTLETAFDLQAATPVIAMALLMRYRSLETDTFTGKVVAALRNEFGGHAVETK
- the zwf gene encoding glucose-6-phosphate dehydrogenase, yielding MESSTFVLFGATGDLAKRKIYPALYNLFLDGQISGPLSVIGLGRREVSTEAFRKQVLQSLQTFSRQPAVESPQLQVFLEAFEYSVLDVGNTEDYLKLLEHVKRREQLLNIPENRMFYLSVGPEFFKEIAANIHSSGLGSTKGWKRLIIEKPFGTDLQTARELNDSLNAVFAEEEIFRIDHFLGKPMVQNLEVLKYSNPVLRALWKNRYIANVQITASEIVGVEERAGYYDKAGALRDMFQNHMLQLLMMMAMQLPKGSTPEEIRGKKRYVMERLIPLSKDEVNQYVIRGQYAEGEIKGKSVAGYLDEPEISQSSQNETFIAARLFIDDPLWNEVPFYIRTGKRMKEKSTRIVIEFKEPFNDNNNKNKGNDVPNLLIIEIGPNEAITLQLNTKDQLQKGKLEPVLATYEAGTSDVPEAYENLIFDALRGDATFFAHWKEVELSWQWVTPIQEAMEEGLMPLHTYASGSYGPNAAMELLGEDRWWFDDADQESDVLDAQAEVAAAQESIRPGA